From one Cyanobacterium stanieri PCC 7202 genomic stretch:
- a CDS encoding anthranilate phosphoribosyltransferase (PFAM: Glycosyl transferase family, a/b domain; Glycosyl transferase family, helical bundle domain~TIGRFAM: anthranilate phosphoribosyltransferase~COGs: COG0547 Anthranilate phosphoribosyltransferase~InterPro IPR017459:IPR000312:IPR005940~KEGG: cyp:PCC8801_3063 anthranilate phosphoribosyltransferase~PFAM: glycosyl transferase family 3; Glycosyl transferase, family 3-like~PRIAM: Anthranilate phosphoribosyltransferase~SPTR: Anthranilate phosphoribosyltransferase;~TIGRFAM: anthranilate phosphoribosyltransferase), with protein MTDWTLLLQQLLAQESLSQSQASTLMEGWLKEEISPALSGAILAALQAKGVSGIELAGMAKVLQSQSLQSDLITHTTPVIDTCGTGGDGSSTFNISTAVAFVAAAGGVKVAKHGNRSASSKVGSADVLEHLGVKLNGDIKEYKQALDEVGVTFLFAPGWHPAMKAVGPIRRELKIRTIFNLLGPLVNPMRPTGQIIGVYAPHFIEPMAEALNTLGVKRAIALHGREKLDEAGLGDITDIAIIDNGKVNKTTINPQELGLTPATLADLKGGDVEENAQILTQVLQGKGTQAQTDAVVLNASLALQVGEVTPLGDYPTAIEKARNIIESGSAWDKLQELVDFFAQK; from the coding sequence ATGACAGACTGGACTTTATTATTACAACAACTTCTCGCCCAGGAATCCTTGAGTCAAAGTCAAGCGTCAACCCTCATGGAGGGATGGTTAAAAGAGGAAATTAGTCCAGCCTTGTCAGGGGCTATCTTGGCGGCACTACAAGCCAAAGGAGTATCAGGTATAGAGTTGGCAGGAATGGCGAAAGTGTTGCAATCTCAGTCTCTCCAGTCAGATTTGATAACCCATACTACCCCCGTCATTGATACCTGTGGCACGGGGGGAGATGGCTCTTCTACTTTTAATATTTCCACCGCAGTGGCCTTTGTGGCGGCGGCTGGGGGAGTAAAGGTAGCAAAACATGGTAATCGTTCAGCTTCAAGTAAAGTAGGCTCTGCCGATGTTTTAGAACATCTCGGCGTAAAGTTAAACGGTGATATAAAAGAATATAAACAGGCATTAGATGAGGTAGGCGTTACCTTCTTATTTGCCCCCGGATGGCATCCTGCCATGAAGGCAGTGGGCCCTATTCGTCGAGAATTAAAAATCAGAACAATTTTCAATTTGTTAGGTCCTCTAGTTAATCCTATGCGTCCTACAGGGCAAATTATTGGGGTATATGCACCCCATTTCATAGAACCCATGGCAGAAGCCCTTAATACTTTGGGAGTCAAAAGGGCGATCGCCCTTCATGGAAGAGAAAAGCTAGACGAGGCAGGGCTTGGGGACATTACCGACATCGCCATCATTGATAATGGCAAAGTAAATAAAACCACCATCAATCCCCAAGAATTAGGTTTAACCCCCGCCACCCTCGCCGATTTAAAAGGAGGAGATGTGGAAGAAAATGCCCAGATTTTAACTCAGGTATTACAAGGAAAAGGCACCCAAGCCCAAACCGATGCCGTAGTCTTAAATGCTTCCCTTGCCCTACAAGTAGGAGAAGTTACCCCCCTAGGGGATTATCCCACAGCCATTGAAAAAGCGAGGAATATCATTGAAAGTGGCAGTGCATGGGATAAATTACAAGAATTAGTAGATTTTTTTGCACAAAAGTAA
- a CDS encoding hypothetical protein (KEGG: cyh:Cyan8802_4153 hypothetical protein~SPTR: Putative uncharacterized protein), protein MIFNFSFKLLLADGEKQLCQSSLYKTYRVTTSIPVDVVWHRLINLADMSWHPLFVKTKLPQGLIPKPGLIFGVVTRLTPIPIRVFVENVRPRELLSIRLLAIPGIEQRITYQMESTLCGSYIAYSITLKGWLSPVIWWFIKPYSAKVASELVNAAAKSLP, encoded by the coding sequence ATGATTTTCAACTTTTCTTTTAAACTACTTCTGGCAGATGGCGAGAAACAACTATGTCAAAGCTCTCTCTACAAAACCTATCGAGTGACGACAAGTATTCCCGTGGATGTAGTTTGGCATCGTTTAATCAATTTAGCTGATATGTCTTGGCATCCTTTATTTGTGAAAACAAAATTACCGCAGGGATTAATACCCAAACCCGGATTAATTTTTGGGGTTGTTACCCGTCTTACTCCCATTCCCATTAGGGTATTTGTGGAAAATGTTCGCCCCAGAGAACTTTTGAGCATTCGTTTATTGGCGATTCCGGGTATTGAGCAAAGAATTACTTATCAGATGGAGTCCACCCTTTGCGGTAGTTATATCGCTTATTCTATAACCCTCAAAGGATGGTTATCTCCAGTTATTTGGTGGTTTATAAAACCCTATTCGGCGAAGGTGGCTTCTGAGTTGGTAAATGCGGCGGCGAAGTCTTTACCGTAA
- a CDS encoding coproporphyrinogen oxidase (PFAM: Coproporphyrinogen III oxidase~COGs: COG0408 Coproporphyrinogen III oxidase~InterPro IPR018375:IPR001260~KEGG: cyt:cce_3201 coproporphyrinogen III oxidase~PFAM: coproporphyrinogen III oxidase~PRIAM: Coproporphyrinogen oxidase~SPTR: Coproporphyrinogen III oxidase, aerobic): MNTATKENTNPINSTSFPPEDAKNRVSQFMQSIQDEICQGLEALDGKGKFQEDSWQREEGGGGRSRVMTDGDVFEQGGVNFSEVWGDHLPPSILKQRPEAEGHRFYATGTSMVLHPKNPYIPTVHLNYRYFEAGPVWWFGGGADLTPYYPFAEDAKHFHTTFKNTCDKHHPEYYNVFKRWCDEYFYLKHRDETRGVGGLFFDYQDGNDPLYRGPHADKAAAQYSNQLPPQKQRSWEEIFAFVQDCGKTFLPAYVPIAEKRRHTEYGDRQRNFQLYRRGRYVEFNLVYDRGTIFGLQTNGRTESILMSLPPLVRWEYGYTPEPNTPEAQLYDVFLKPQDWANWE, translated from the coding sequence ATGAATACGGCGACTAAAGAAAATACTAATCCCATTAATTCTACTTCTTTTCCTCCCGAAGATGCAAAAAATAGGGTCAGTCAATTTATGCAGTCTATCCAAGATGAGATTTGCCAAGGTTTAGAAGCCCTTGACGGTAAAGGTAAGTTTCAGGAGGATAGTTGGCAAAGAGAGGAAGGCGGCGGCGGTAGATCTCGTGTAATGACTGATGGTGATGTTTTTGAGCAGGGCGGGGTTAATTTTTCTGAGGTATGGGGCGATCATCTTCCTCCTAGCATTTTAAAACAGCGCCCCGAAGCTGAAGGTCATCGTTTTTATGCCACAGGTACCTCTATGGTATTACACCCTAAAAATCCTTACATTCCCACAGTACACCTCAATTATCGTTACTTTGAGGCAGGCCCAGTATGGTGGTTTGGGGGTGGTGCTGATTTAACTCCTTATTATCCTTTTGCGGAGGATGCCAAGCATTTTCACACTACTTTTAAGAATACTTGTGATAAGCATCATCCTGAGTATTACAATGTGTTTAAGCGTTGGTGTGATGAATATTTTTATCTAAAACACCGTGACGAAACCCGTGGGGTGGGTGGGCTTTTCTTTGACTATCAAGATGGCAATGATCCTCTTTATCGTGGTCCTCATGCTGATAAGGCGGCGGCACAATATAGTAATCAGTTACCTCCCCAAAAACAGCGTAGTTGGGAGGAAATTTTTGCTTTTGTGCAAGATTGCGGTAAAACTTTTTTACCTGCTTATGTGCCTATTGCTGAAAAACGTCGTCATACGGAATATGGCGATCGCCAGAGAAACTTCCAGTTATACCGCCGTGGACGTTATGTAGAGTTTAATTTGGTATATGACAGGGGGACTATTTTCGGTTTACAAACCAATGGGCGCACCGAGTCTATTTTGATGTCTCTACCTCCTTTGGTACGCTGGGAATATGGTTATACCCCTGAACCTAATACCCCTGAAGCTCAGTTATATGATGTTTTTCTCAAGCCTCAAGATTGGGCAAACTGGGAATAG
- a CDS encoding protein of unknown function YGGT (PFAM: YGGT family~InterPro IPR003425~KEGG: mar:MAE_29140 hypothetical protein~PFAM: protein of unknown function YGGT~SPTR: Putative uncharacterized protein), which translates to MNHEPFEDNIEKEQQLRQEEEAYKLHKKERELKAKKRASTFAWIVNTIYILVGFLQVLLFIRFLLRLLGANPENQFAQFIYGISRPFMVPFATLFISPVSDDSLNPIGGSNVFDLNVIVAIIVYALLGWLGVSLVRYLYKRP; encoded by the coding sequence ATGAACCATGAACCTTTTGAAGATAATATAGAAAAAGAACAACAACTTCGCCAAGAAGAAGAAGCCTACAAACTTCATAAAAAAGAAAGGGAATTAAAAGCAAAAAAACGAGCCTCTACATTTGCCTGGATTGTTAATACTATTTATATCTTAGTAGGATTTTTACAGGTACTATTGTTTATCCGATTTTTGCTAAGGCTTTTAGGTGCTAATCCAGAAAATCAATTTGCCCAATTTATCTACGGCATCTCTCGACCATTTATGGTTCCTTTTGCAACCTTATTTATCAGTCCTGTATCCGATGATAGTCTCAATCCCATCGGTGGTAGTAATGTTTTTGATTTAAACGTGATTGTGGCAATCATCGTCTATGCCCTTTTGGGCTGGTTGGGTGTCAGTTTAGTTAGATACCTTTACAAACGCCCCTAG
- a CDS encoding protein of unknown function DUF107 (PFAM: NfeD-like~COGs: COG1585 Membrane protein implicated in regulation of membrane protease activity~InterPro IPR002810~KEGG: cyc:PCC7424_2246 protein of unknown function DUF107~PFAM: protein of unknown function DUF107~SPTR: Putative uncharacterized protein) has product MSSPVLLWLIIGSIFCLMELIFPTAFVEFMMGLSAFMVAGISLILPYNNVLIVIWMVLSITLILLAKKYLAPKRKDPLLLEEDEGVTITAIAPGKMGRVMYEGSSWQAVCADETIELSPDEKVYIVSRHGNTLSVLPRKF; this is encoded by the coding sequence ATGTCTTCTCCCGTACTATTATGGCTTATCATAGGCTCAATTTTTTGTTTAATGGAGCTTATTTTTCCCACCGCATTTGTCGAATTTATGATGGGTTTGAGTGCTTTTATGGTGGCCGGTATTTCCCTTATTTTGCCCTATAATAATGTTTTAATTGTTATTTGGATGGTTCTTTCTATTACTTTAATTCTCTTAGCGAAAAAATATCTTGCCCCCAAAAGAAAAGATCCTTTATTATTAGAAGAAGATGAGGGTGTCACCATAACGGCGATCGCCCCAGGGAAAATGGGGAGAGTAATGTATGAAGGGAGTTCGTGGCAGGCAGTATGTGCCGATGAAACCATAGAATTAAGTCCCGACGAAAAAGTATATATTGTCAGTCGCCATGGTAATACTTTATCAGTTTTGCCGAGAAAATTTTAA
- a CDS encoding SPFH domain, Band 7 family protein (PFAM: SPFH domain / Band 7 family~COGs: COG0330 Membrane protease subunits stomatin/prohibitin homologs~InterPro IPR018080:IPR001107:IPR001972~KEGG: cyc:PCC7424_2247 band 7 protein~PFAM: band 7 protein~SMART: band 7 protein~SPTR: Band 7 protein): MEQLFFIVVLAGSAVFGSVKIVNEKNEFLVERLGSYNKKLSPGLNFVVPFLDKVVYKDTVRDKILDVPPQSCITKDNVAISVDAVVYWRIIDMEKAYYKIENLQGGMQNLVLTQIRAEIGKLELDETFVARTEINNILLRELDIATDPWGVKVLRVELKDITPSMAVQQSMEQQMAAERKKRAAILTSEGERDSAINSAQGRAEAKILEAEALKKAAILQAEADKQQQILQAQATAEALQIVVNQLRGDTLAQKALQFLLTQQYLETGKVIGSSESSKVMFMDPSSIVSTLEGMGSLIDGHTRL, translated from the coding sequence ATGGAACAACTATTTTTTATCGTAGTTTTAGCAGGATCAGCAGTTTTTGGTAGCGTCAAAATCGTTAATGAGAAAAACGAATTTTTAGTAGAACGTTTAGGAAGCTACAACAAAAAACTATCCCCCGGACTCAATTTTGTAGTTCCCTTCCTCGATAAAGTAGTGTACAAAGACACCGTCAGAGACAAAATCCTCGATGTACCCCCCCAATCCTGCATCACCAAAGATAACGTAGCCATCAGCGTTGATGCCGTAGTATATTGGCGCATCATCGACATGGAAAAAGCCTATTACAAAATTGAAAATTTACAAGGGGGGATGCAAAACCTAGTTTTAACCCAAATCAGAGCGGAAATAGGAAAATTAGAACTAGACGAAACCTTTGTCGCCCGTACCGAAATCAATAACATTCTCCTGCGAGAATTAGACATTGCCACCGACCCTTGGGGTGTTAAAGTATTGAGAGTAGAACTAAAAGACATTACCCCCTCCATGGCGGTACAACAATCCATGGAACAACAAATGGCCGCCGAGAGGAAAAAAAGAGCCGCCATTCTCACCTCCGAAGGAGAAAGAGACTCCGCCATCAACTCCGCCCAAGGTAGGGCAGAAGCCAAAATATTGGAAGCAGAAGCCCTCAAAAAAGCCGCCATCCTACAGGCAGAAGCAGACAAACAACAACAGATTCTCCAAGCCCAAGCCACCGCCGAAGCCCTGCAAATAGTTGTCAATCAGTTGCGAGGAGATACCTTAGCCCAAAAAGCATTACAGTTTTTACTCACTCAGCAATACTTAGAAACAGGAAAAGTCATTGGTAGTAGTGAAAGTAGTAAGGTAATGTTTATGGATCCTAGTAGTATTGTATCCACCCTTGAGGGCATGGGTTCTTTGATAGATGGTCACACCCGCCTTTAA
- a CDS encoding thymidylate synthase (FAD) (PFAM: Thymidylate synthase complementing protein~TIGRFAM: thymidylate synthase, flavin-dependent~COGs: COG1351 alternative thymidylate synthase~InterPro IPR003669~KEGG: syf:Synpcc7942_1044 thymidylate synthase complementing protein ThyX~PFAM: thymidylate synthase complementing protein ThyX~SPTR: Putative uncharacterized protein;~TIGRFAM: thymidylate synthase, flavin-dependent): protein MEMTDNLQLLDPRFAVTVLGKTERPNLLCYLAMHQDYSESFVAEEYEKLASYSEAELGRRIVRNCVNKMHWGIIEHPSITFNVINFPHSVMVQARTHRVGVSFDCQSQRYTSQRILNLAKKIEELEAQSADFDVIAHEIESLFYFRAIGNYFDREGNKYFYSQDTRNKDIAFTKSAIAYYAEKINNDGYAPEHARDILTQNIRQHFVVSFNARSLLHFCDLRLPKDAQSEIRDLATLLLYHFEQWMPEVAEVYKKKRLGKNLLAP from the coding sequence ATGGAGATGACCGATAATTTACAATTATTAGATCCTCGTTTTGCGGTGACGGTTTTGGGAAAAACTGAGCGCCCTAATTTGCTTTGTTATTTGGCAATGCACCAAGATTATAGTGAAAGTTTTGTGGCGGAGGAATACGAAAAATTAGCTAGTTATTCTGAGGCGGAATTAGGACGCAGAATTGTTCGTAATTGTGTGAATAAAATGCACTGGGGTATTATTGAACATCCTAGTATTACTTTTAATGTGATCAATTTCCCCCATTCTGTGATGGTACAGGCGCGCACCCATCGGGTGGGGGTAAGTTTTGATTGTCAATCTCAGCGTTACACTAGCCAGCGCATCTTAAATCTTGCCAAAAAAATTGAGGAGTTAGAAGCCCAATCGGCGGATTTTGATGTTATTGCCCATGAGATTGAATCTTTATTCTATTTTCGTGCCATTGGTAATTATTTTGATCGGGAGGGTAATAAATATTTTTATTCTCAGGATACCCGTAATAAGGATATTGCTTTTACTAAAAGTGCGATCGCCTATTATGCGGAAAAAATAAATAATGATGGTTATGCCCCAGAACACGCAAGGGATATATTAACCCAAAATATCCGTCAACATTTTGTAGTATCTTTTAATGCCCGTAGCTTACTACATTTTTGTGACCTCCGATTACCCAAGGATGCCCAATCAGAAATCAGAGACTTAGCAACCCTATTGTTATATCACTTTGAGCAATGGATGCCAGAAGTGGCAGAAGTATATAAGAAAAAGAGGCTCGGTAAAAACTTACTAGCCCCTTAA
- a CDS encoding MazG nucleotide pyrophosphohydrolase (PFAM: MazG nucleotide pyrophosphohydrolase domain~InterPro IPR004518:IPR011379~KEGG: ttj:TTHA0898 hypothetical protein~PFAM: MazG nucleotide pyrophosphohydrolase~SPTR: Predicted MazG family pyrophosphatase), with protein MNIKEYVELTKQTAIYPPDTFLEYLTLGLASEAGEVSGVVKKYIRKDFPLEQAQEKLTKELGDVLWYWARLCDELGLNPEEVMEGNINKLLKRKENQTLQGDGDDR; from the coding sequence ATGAATATTAAAGAATATGTAGAGTTGACAAAACAAACTGCTATTTATCCTCCTGATACTTTTTTGGAGTATCTAACTTTGGGTTTAGCTTCTGAAGCTGGGGAAGTTAGTGGGGTGGTCAAAAAGTATATTCGTAAGGATTTTCCCCTCGAACAAGCTCAAGAAAAATTGACAAAAGAGTTAGGAGATGTTTTATGGTATTGGGCAAGATTATGTGATGAATTGGGATTAAATCCTGAAGAAGTGATGGAAGGGAATATTAATAAACTACTAAAAAGAAAGGAAAATCAAACTTTACAAGGAGATGGAGATGACCGATAA
- a CDS encoding cell division protein FtsZ (PFAM: Tubulin/FtsZ family, GTPase domain; FtsZ family, C-terminal domain~TIGRFAM: cell division protein FtsZ~COGs: COG0206 Cell division GTPase~InterPro IPR020805:IPR003008:IPR018316:IPR000158~KEGG: mar:MAE_26420 cell division protein FtsZ~PFAM: Tubulin/FtsZ GTPase; Tubulin/FtsZ, 2-layer sandwich domain~SPTR: Cell division protein ftsZ;~TIGRFAM: cell division protein FtsZ), with product MNEADLNLAKYLIESSGINKNQDNNTPRKTQKTKAQTPPLENNMNSRQIVPSNVAQIKVIGVGGGGCNAVNRMIQSSVSGVEFWQINTDAQALTESMATYCLQIGQKLTRGLGAGGNPSIGQKAAEESREEIAKALENTDLVFITAGMGGGTGTGAAPIVAEVAKEMGCLTVGVVTRPFTFEGRRRTTQADDGISALQSRVDTLIVIPNNKLLSVIPSDTPLQESFRIADDILRQGVQGISDIITIPGLVNVDFADVRAVMADAGSALMGIGIGSGKSRAKESAVAAISSPLIESSIQGAKGVVLNITGGNDLTLHEVNTVAETIYDIVDPNANIIFGAVIDESMQGEIRITVIATGFSAENNGDDSLQAIISPPTIPQTSTSDDEEEKTATNSESESNPLAGLDIPEFLQRRRFPRR from the coding sequence ATGAATGAAGCAGATTTAAACCTTGCAAAATATTTAATTGAGTCATCAGGCATTAATAAAAATCAAGATAACAACACCCCCCGAAAAACTCAAAAAACCAAGGCTCAAACTCCCCCCCTTGAAAACAATATGAACTCACGTCAAATAGTACCTAGTAATGTAGCCCAAATAAAAGTCATCGGTGTTGGCGGAGGGGGTTGTAATGCCGTCAATCGCATGATTCAAAGCAGCGTCTCAGGGGTAGAATTTTGGCAAATTAACACCGATGCCCAAGCCCTTACCGAATCCATGGCAACCTATTGCCTCCAAATCGGGCAAAAACTCACCCGAGGATTAGGGGCAGGGGGTAATCCTTCCATCGGACAAAAAGCCGCCGAAGAATCTCGGGAAGAAATTGCCAAAGCCCTAGAAAATACTGACCTCGTATTCATTACAGCAGGTATGGGAGGAGGTACAGGTACAGGCGCCGCGCCCATCGTTGCCGAAGTTGCCAAGGAAATGGGTTGTCTTACTGTGGGGGTAGTTACTCGCCCCTTCACTTTTGAAGGTAGAAGACGCACCACCCAAGCCGATGATGGCATCAGCGCCTTACAAAGTCGTGTAGATACCCTCATTGTTATCCCCAACAATAAACTATTATCGGTTATCCCCTCCGATACTCCCTTGCAAGAATCTTTCCGCATTGCTGATGATATTCTCCGTCAAGGGGTACAAGGTATCTCTGATATTATCACCATCCCCGGATTAGTTAACGTTGATTTTGCAGATGTCAGGGCGGTAATGGCTGATGCAGGTTCAGCCCTTATGGGTATTGGCATTGGCTCTGGAAAATCTCGGGCAAAAGAGAGCGCCGTGGCTGCCATTTCTTCCCCCCTCATAGAGTCTTCTATTCAGGGTGCCAAAGGGGTTGTATTAAACATTACTGGGGGTAATGATTTAACTCTCCATGAAGTTAATACCGTGGCTGAAACTATCTATGATATTGTTGATCCCAATGCTAATATTATTTTTGGAGCAGTGATAGATGAAAGTATGCAAGGAGAAATCCGTATAACTGTCATTGCCACTGGATTCTCCGCTGAGAATAATGGGGATGATTCTTTACAGGCGATTATTTCTCCTCCTACCATTCCTCAAACCTCAACCTCTGATGATGAGGAAGAAAAAACCGCTACTAACTCGGAGTCTGAAAGTAACCCCCTCGCAGGGTTGGATATTCCTGAGTTTTTACAACGTCGCCGATTTCCTCGCCGTTAG
- a CDS encoding hypothetical protein (KEGG: spl:Spea_0159 major facilitator transporter~SPTR: Major facilitator superfamily MFS_1), protein MLIRLYLYLVVSLLLGIGVLHLLPRLGEAGKKMGDRLCYAPGIDLALAYFMLLPLIVGSVFAQWQGVSIALLAEISSLWVWIIAHESLHKKPPANIHGTLSGMVGKWRNHLAVWITALAIPIFWFVRLGEIIVYPPLTWLIKLPKYEAKEWVNVSRQKFEGLIGYDLIWCLYCDWMTGVWSLGSEMLRNVESFWCPIRFYSDKKCENCQLDFPDIEHGWVSHQGTMEDVTKLLGEKYNDSQEQRPWFNHPSRKQD, encoded by the coding sequence ATGTTAATAAGACTATATCTTTATCTAGTTGTCTCATTACTATTAGGAATTGGTGTTTTGCACTTGTTACCTAGACTGGGCGAAGCAGGAAAAAAAATGGGCGATCGCCTCTGTTATGCTCCCGGTATTGATTTAGCACTAGCTTATTTTATGCTACTTCCTCTCATCGTTGGTTCTGTCTTTGCCCAGTGGCAAGGAGTTAGCATTGCCTTATTAGCCGAAATTAGTAGTCTTTGGGTTTGGATTATTGCCCATGAATCCTTGCACAAAAAACCTCCTGCTAATATCCATGGAACCCTAAGCGGTATGGTAGGCAAATGGCGCAATCATTTGGCAGTTTGGATTACTGCCCTTGCAATTCCTATATTCTGGTTTGTTCGATTAGGTGAAATCATCGTTTATCCCCCCCTCACGTGGTTAATTAAATTACCCAAATATGAAGCAAAAGAATGGGTCAATGTATCTCGTCAAAAATTTGAGGGATTAATAGGCTATGACCTAATTTGGTGTTTGTACTGTGACTGGATGACAGGGGTATGGTCATTGGGTAGTGAGATGTTAAGAAATGTAGAATCATTTTGGTGTCCTATCCGCTTCTATTCCGACAAAAAATGTGAAAATTGTCAGTTAGATTTTCCCGACATCGAACATGGATGGGTTTCCCATCAAGGCACCATGGAAGATGTTACAAAACTTTTGGGGGAAAAATATAACGATAGTCAAGAACAAAGACCATGGTTTAATCATCCTTCTCGTAAACAAGATTAA